Proteins encoded in a region of the Raphanus sativus cultivar WK10039 chromosome 8, ASM80110v3, whole genome shotgun sequence genome:
- the LOC108818834 gene encoding uncharacterized protein LOC108818834 isoform X1 has protein sequence MRFKKGSRVEVFSSKEAPYGAWRCAEIISGNGHTYSVRYFSFNEDAVVERAPRKMIRPCPPQVDVVERWKSGDLVEVLDDFSWKAATVREELSGKYYVVRLLGMTAEFTFHKANVRVRQSWQDERWVAIGKVSGSGKSSTLTGPDLHRKLQPQMNSVVSPRVLKRPLPHNWSECAESDTGNLKKIRSLEASSKNPQTGCFQMVRVRSKGFSESVAAGRSVADDCYDSDACSVGSCSATSYDGSNMRPCMPDGSRRQQEGDSCSSDAESYCGVEEEARRKHYLVGDGARSSCRSELYTYRSTLGDLFASGPLSWEQETSLTDLRLSLNISDDEHLMEITVSFLYCNSWRNKAKFM, from the exons ATGAGATTCAAAAAAGGAAGTAGAGTCGAGGTATTTAGCAGCAAAGAGGCACCTTACGGTGCGTGGCGATGTGCTGAGATTATTTCTGGTAATGGACATACCTACAGTGTTAGATACTTCTCTTTCAACGAGGATGCAGTGGTGGAGAGAGCTCCAAGGAAGATGATTAGGCCTTGTCCTCCTCAAGTGGATGTAGTGGAGCGATGGAAGAGTGGTGACCTGGTGGAAGTTCTTGATGATTTCTCCTGGAAAGCTGCCACTGTTCGAGAAGAGCTATCCGGAAAGTACTATGTGGTTCGGTTGCTTGGGATGACCGCAGAGTTTACGTTTCACAAAGCCAACGTCAGGGTTCGTCAGTCGTGGCAAGATGAGAGATGGGTTGCAATTGGAAAG GTGTCAGGTTCTGGGAAGTCATCCACACTCACTGGACCAGACCTACATCGGAAGCTACAACCCCAAATGAATAGTGTTGTCTCTCCTAGAGTATTGAAGAGGCCGTTACCTCACAACTGGTCTGAGTGTGCTGAATCAGACACAGGAAACCTTAAGAAGATACGATCACTGGAAGCTTCCTCTAAGAATCCCCAAACTGGTTGCTTTCAAATGGTCAGGGTAAGGTCAAAAGGTTTTAGCGAGAGTGTTGCTGCAGGAAGATCAGTTGCTGATGATTGTTACGATAGCGATGCATGCTCAGTTGGTAGTTGTAGCGCCACTAGTTATGATGGGAGTAACATGCGACCTTGTATGCCAGATGGCTCTAGACGTCAGCAGGAGGGAGACTCATGTAGCAGCGATGCTGAATCTTATTGCGGCGTTGAGGAAGAAGCAAGGCGGAAGCATTATTTGGTGGGGGATGGAGCAAGAAGTTCATGTAGGTCTGAGCTATATACTTACCGCAGTACTTTGGGGGACTTGTTCGCTTCTGGTCCGCTAAGTTGGGAACAAGAAACGTCATTAACTGATCTCCGTCTTTCCCTTAATATATCAGATGATGAACATTTGATGGAG ATTACCGTTAGCTTCCTTTATTGTAATTCGTGGAGAAATAAAGCAAAGTTCATGTAA
- the LOC108818834 gene encoding uncharacterized protein LOC108818834 isoform X2 yields the protein MRFKKGSRVEVFSSKEAPYGAWRCAEIISGNGHTYSVRYFSFNEDAVVERAPRKMIRPCPPQVDVVERWKSGDLVEVLDDFSWKAATVREELSGKYYVVRLLGMTAEFTFHKANVRVRQSWQDERWVAIGKVSGSGKSSTLTGPDLHRKLQPQMNSVVSPRVLKRPLPHNWSECAESDTGNLKKIRSLEASSKNPQTGCFQMVRVRSKGFSESVAAGRSVADDCYDSDACSVGSCSATSYDGSNMRPCMPDGSRRQQEGDSCSSDAESYCGVEEEARRKHYLVGDGARSSCRSELYTYRSTLGDLFASGPLSWEQETSLTDLRLSLNISDDEHLMEVRNLISAGTRSQFC from the exons ATGAGATTCAAAAAAGGAAGTAGAGTCGAGGTATTTAGCAGCAAAGAGGCACCTTACGGTGCGTGGCGATGTGCTGAGATTATTTCTGGTAATGGACATACCTACAGTGTTAGATACTTCTCTTTCAACGAGGATGCAGTGGTGGAGAGAGCTCCAAGGAAGATGATTAGGCCTTGTCCTCCTCAAGTGGATGTAGTGGAGCGATGGAAGAGTGGTGACCTGGTGGAAGTTCTTGATGATTTCTCCTGGAAAGCTGCCACTGTTCGAGAAGAGCTATCCGGAAAGTACTATGTGGTTCGGTTGCTTGGGATGACCGCAGAGTTTACGTTTCACAAAGCCAACGTCAGGGTTCGTCAGTCGTGGCAAGATGAGAGATGGGTTGCAATTGGAAAG GTGTCAGGTTCTGGGAAGTCATCCACACTCACTGGACCAGACCTACATCGGAAGCTACAACCCCAAATGAATAGTGTTGTCTCTCCTAGAGTATTGAAGAGGCCGTTACCTCACAACTGGTCTGAGTGTGCTGAATCAGACACAGGAAACCTTAAGAAGATACGATCACTGGAAGCTTCCTCTAAGAATCCCCAAACTGGTTGCTTTCAAATGGTCAGGGTAAGGTCAAAAGGTTTTAGCGAGAGTGTTGCTGCAGGAAGATCAGTTGCTGATGATTGTTACGATAGCGATGCATGCTCAGTTGGTAGTTGTAGCGCCACTAGTTATGATGGGAGTAACATGCGACCTTGTATGCCAGATGGCTCTAGACGTCAGCAGGAGGGAGACTCATGTAGCAGCGATGCTGAATCTTATTGCGGCGTTGAGGAAGAAGCAAGGCGGAAGCATTATTTGGTGGGGGATGGAGCAAGAAGTTCATGTAGGTCTGAGCTATATACTTACCGCAGTACTTTGGGGGACTTGTTCGCTTCTGGTCCGCTAAGTTGGGAACAAGAAACGTCATTAACTGATCTCCGTCTTTCCCTTAATATATCAGATGATGAACATTTGATGGAGGTAAGAAATTTGATATCTGCTGGTACACGCAGTCAATTTTGCTAG
- the LOC108818834 gene encoding uncharacterized protein LOC108818834 isoform X3, whose translation MRFKKGSRVEVFSSKEAPYGAWRCAEIISGNGHTYSVRYFSFNEDAVVERAPRKMIRPCPPQVDVVERWKSGDLVEVLDDFSWKAATVREELSGKYYVVRLLGMTAEFTFHKANVRVRQSWQDERWVAIGKVSGSGKSSTLTGPDLHRKLQPQMNSVVSPRVLKRPLPHNWSECAESDTGNLKKIRSLEASSKNPQTGCFQMVRVRSKGFSESVAAGRSVADDCYDSDACSVGSCSATSYDGSNMRPCMPDGSRRQQEGDSCSSDAESYCGVEEEARRKHYLVGDGARSSCRSELYTYRSTLGDLFASGPLSWEQETSLTDLRLSLNISDDEHLMELYEVCCIAM comes from the exons ATGAGATTCAAAAAAGGAAGTAGAGTCGAGGTATTTAGCAGCAAAGAGGCACCTTACGGTGCGTGGCGATGTGCTGAGATTATTTCTGGTAATGGACATACCTACAGTGTTAGATACTTCTCTTTCAACGAGGATGCAGTGGTGGAGAGAGCTCCAAGGAAGATGATTAGGCCTTGTCCTCCTCAAGTGGATGTAGTGGAGCGATGGAAGAGTGGTGACCTGGTGGAAGTTCTTGATGATTTCTCCTGGAAAGCTGCCACTGTTCGAGAAGAGCTATCCGGAAAGTACTATGTGGTTCGGTTGCTTGGGATGACCGCAGAGTTTACGTTTCACAAAGCCAACGTCAGGGTTCGTCAGTCGTGGCAAGATGAGAGATGGGTTGCAATTGGAAAG GTGTCAGGTTCTGGGAAGTCATCCACACTCACTGGACCAGACCTACATCGGAAGCTACAACCCCAAATGAATAGTGTTGTCTCTCCTAGAGTATTGAAGAGGCCGTTACCTCACAACTGGTCTGAGTGTGCTGAATCAGACACAGGAAACCTTAAGAAGATACGATCACTGGAAGCTTCCTCTAAGAATCCCCAAACTGGTTGCTTTCAAATGGTCAGGGTAAGGTCAAAAGGTTTTAGCGAGAGTGTTGCTGCAGGAAGATCAGTTGCTGATGATTGTTACGATAGCGATGCATGCTCAGTTGGTAGTTGTAGCGCCACTAGTTATGATGGGAGTAACATGCGACCTTGTATGCCAGATGGCTCTAGACGTCAGCAGGAGGGAGACTCATGTAGCAGCGATGCTGAATCTTATTGCGGCGTTGAGGAAGAAGCAAGGCGGAAGCATTATTTGGTGGGGGATGGAGCAAGAAGTTCATGTAGGTCTGAGCTATATACTTACCGCAGTACTTTGGGGGACTTGTTCGCTTCTGGTCCGCTAAGTTGGGAACAAGAAACGTCATTAACTGATCTCCGTCTTTCCCTTAATATATCAGATGATGAACATTTGATGGAG CTCTATGAAGTGTGTTGCATAGCGATGTGA
- the LOC108819418 gene encoding cytochrome b-c1 complex subunit 7-1, mitochondrial, translated as MSSFLKTFLDPKKNFLARMHMKAVSTRLRRYGLRYDDTYDQYYHMDIKEALNRLPREVVDARNQRLKRAMDLSMKHEYLSEELQALQTPFRSYLQEMLALVERERKEREALGALPLYQRTLP; from the exons atGTCTTCGTTTCTAAAAACCTTCCTCGACCCAAAGAAGAACTTCCTCGCTCGTATGCACATGAAAGCCGTCTCCACTCGCCTCCGTAGATACG GTCTGAGGTACGACGACACGTACGATCAGTATTACCACATGGACATCAAAGAGGCCCTGAACAGATTGCCCAGGGAGGTCGTCGACGCTCGTAACCAGCGTCTCAAGCGTGCCATGGATCTCTCCATGAAGCACGAGTATCTTTCCGAGGAACTTCAG gCGTTGCAGACTCCATTCCGTAGCTACCTTCAGGAGATGCTGGCTCTC gttgagagagaaagaaaggaaCGTGAAGCCTTGGGAGCTTTACCACTCTACCAGCGCACTCTTCCTTGA
- the LOC108822712 gene encoding serine hydroxymethyltransferase 3, chloroplastic, which yields MQACCGGTSMGSLQQPVRVQGPVFAPVISPVTKFSQQLKLSFPRPCPSLFLRKSLVFERRASSVSVPDVETTSNEIPFEDYGRREVDPEVDEIITKEKNRQFRSLELIASENFTSRAVMETVGSCLTNKYSEGLPGKRYYGGNEFIDQLETLCQNRALATFRLDSTKWGVNVQPLSGSPANFAVYTAILKPHDRIMGLDLPHGGHLSHGFMTAKRRVSGTSIYFESMPYRLDESTGIVDYDMLEKTALLFRPKLIIAGASAYSRDFDYPRMRKIADSVGAFLMMDMAHISGLVAASVLADPFEYCDIVTTTTHKSLRGPRGGMIFFKKDPVNGVELESAINNAVFPGLQGGPHNHTIGGLAVCLKHAQSPEFKAYQKRVVANCRSLANRLVELGFKLVSGGSDNHLVLVDLRPLGMDGARVEKILDMASITLNKNSVPGDKSALVPGGIRIGTPAMTTRGLSEKDFVVVADLIKEGVEITMEAKKLVSGTKLGEFTKLVTSPEFPLRERVESLKDRVESFTSRFPIPGV from the exons ATGCAAGCTTGTTGTGGAGGTACTTCAATGGGGTCTCTTCAGCAACCTGTAAGGGTTCAAGGACCTGTCTTTGCCCCAGTAATCTCCCCTGTTACCAAATTCTCTCAGCAACTGAAGCTCAGTTTCCCTAGACCTTGCCCTTCTTTGTTTCTGAGAAAAAGCTTGGTCTTTGAAAGGAGAGCCTCTTCAGTCTCTGTACCTGATGTGGAGACTACCA GCAACGAGATCCCATTCGAGGACTATGGTCGTCGTGAAGTGGATCCAGAGGTCGATGAGATTATCACCAAGGAGAAAAACAGACAGTTCAGGAGCTTGGAGCTTATTGCATCCGAGAATTTCACTTCTCGAGCTGTTATGGAGACGGTTGGATCATGCCTTACCAACAAGTATTCCGAGGGCCTTCCTGGTAAAAG GTATTATGGTGGCAATGAGTTCATCGATCAGTTGGAAACGCTTTGCCAGAACCGTGCTTTAGCAACCTTCCGCTTAGATTCCACCAAATGGGGGGTTAATGTTCAGCCCTTGTCTGGTTCACCTGCAAACTTTGCTGTCTACACCGCCATTCTTAAGCCTCATGATCGGATCATG ggtttggatttacCTCATGGTGGACATCTATCACATGGCTTCATGACTGCCAAAAGACGTGTTTCTGGAACTTCAATATACTTTGAGTCCATGCCTTATCGACTTGATGAATCAACAG GCATTGTGGACTATGATATGCTCGAGAAAACTGCTCTACTCTTCCGACCAAAGCTTATCATTGCAGGAGCTAGTGCGTACAGCCGAGATTTCGACTATCCTCGCATGAGAAAGATTGCAGACTCAGTTGGTGCTTTCCTGATGATGGATATGGCTCACATCAGTGGGCTTGTGGCTGCTTCTGTGCTAGCTGATCCTTTTGAGTATTGTGATATTGTTACAACAACCACTCACAAG TCTTTGAGAGGTCCGAGAGGTGGCATGATCTTCTTCAAGAAGGATCCAGTTAATGGGGTTGAACTTGAATCTGCCATTAACAATGCTGTCTTCCCTGGTTTGCAG GGTGGCCCTCATAACCACACAATTGGAGGATTAGCAGTCTGCTTGAAACATGCACAGTCGCCAGAGTTCAAGGCTTACCAGAAAAGA GTTGTGGCTAATTGTAGGTCTCTAGCTAACCGATTGGTTGAACTCGGGTTTAAGCTGGTTTCTGGTGGCAGCGATAATCACTTGGTGCTCGTTGATCTTAGACCATTG GGCATGGATGGTGCAAGGGTTGAGAAAATCTTAGACATGGCATCTATTACACTCAACAAGAACTCTGTCCCTG GGGACAAAAGTGCGTTGGTTCCAGGGGGAATAAGGATAGGAACACCTGCAATGACGACAAGAGGATTGTCAGAGAAGGACTTTGTGGTGGTTGCTGACTTGATCAAGGAAGGAGTGGAGATAACGATGGAAGCAAAGAAGCTAGTTTCGGGAACAAAGCTTGGAGAATTCACCAAGTTGGTGACATCTCCTGAGTTCCcattgagagagagagtggaGAGCCTCAAGGATAGAGTCGAATCCTTCACCTCCCGTTTCCCCATTCCTGGAGTTTGA
- the LOC108822713 gene encoding V-type proton ATPase subunit c''2 gives MSGMVDASSWGAALVRISPYTFSAIGIAISIGVSVLGAAWGIYITGSSLIGAAIEAPRITSKNLISVIFCEAVAIYGVIVAIILQTKLESVPSSKMYDAESLRAGYAIFASGIIVGFANLVCGLCVGIIGSSCALSDAQNSTLFVKILVIEIFGSALGLFGVIVGIIMSAQATWPTK, from the exons atgTCTGGAATGGTAGATGCGAGCTCGTGGGGAGCAGCGTTGGTAAGGATCTCGCCGTACACTTTCTCCGCAATCGGAATCGCCATCTCGATCGGCGTCTCCGTCCTCGGCGCCGCCTG GGGGATTTACATCACCGGAAGTAGTTTGATCGGTGCGGCCATTGAAGCTCCTCGTATCACTTCAAAGAATCTCATCAG TGTAATCTTTTGCGAAGCTGTAGCTATATATGGCGTTATTGTTGCAATCATTCTGCAGACGAAGTTGGAGAGTGTCCCATCATCAAAGATGTATGACGCCGAGTCTCTTAGAGCTGGATATGCAATCTTCGCTTCTGGAATCATTGTTGGATTCGCCAACCTTGTATGCGG GTTATGTGTAGGAATCATTGGAAGCAGTTGCGCATTGTCAGATGCTCAGAACTCCACACTGTTTGTGAAGATTCTTGTGATTGAGATCTTCGGAAGCGCTCTCGGGTTGTTTGGAGTTATTGTTGGGATCATTATGTCCGCACAAGCTACATGGCCGACCAAATAG
- the LOC108821448 gene encoding probable indole-3-pyruvate monooxygenase YUCCA1, whose protein sequence is MDTHSCHQSNNQAKQIILVHGPIIIGAGPSGLATSACLSSRGVPSLILERSGSIASLWKSKTYDRLKLHLPKHFCRLPLLDFPENFPKYPSKNEFLEYLESYASHFRIAPRFNENVQNAAYDSSSSLWRVKTLSGKEYHSKWLIVATGENADSYVPEVSGIGKFSGGKIIHASEYKSGEEFIQQRVLVVGCGNSGMEISLDLVRHNASPHLVVRNTVHVLPREILGLSTFGIGMTLLKCLPLRFVDKFLLLMANLSFGNTDRLGLRRPKTGPLELKNVTGKTPVLDVGAMTHIRSGKIQIMEGVKEITKKGAKFMDGQEKEFDSIIFATGYKSNVPTWLQGSDFFTKEGMPKTPFPNGWRGGKGLYTVGFTRRGLLGTASDAVKIAGEIADQWRDDIKGATKNLCSSRFVIISKS, encoded by the exons ATGGACACTCATTCTTGTCACCAATCTAACAACCAGGCCAAACAGATCATCCTCGTACACGGTCCCATCATCATTGGAGCCGGTCCTTCCGGTCTCGCCACGTCTGCATGTCTCTCTAGCCGTGGAGTCCCTTCTTTGATCCTAGAACGTTCCGGTTCAATAGCATCACTATGGAAATCCAAAACGTACGACCGACTCAAACTCCATCTCCCAAAACACTTTTGTAGATTACCACTTTTGGACTTCCCTGAAAACTTCCCAAAATACCCTTCTAAAAACGAGTTCTTGGAGTACCTTGAGTCATACGCTTCACATTTTCGCATCGCCCCTAGATTTAACGAGAACGTCCAAAACGCTGCTTACGATTCTTCCTCCAGTTTGTGGAGAGTAAAGACTCTAAGTGGCAAAGAGTATCACTCCAAATGGCTTATCGTGGCGACTGGGGAAAACGCAGATTCTTATGTCCCGGAGGTTTCAGGGATAGGGAAGTTTTCCGGTGGGAAGATTATTCATGCAAGTGAATACAAAAGCGGTGAAGAGTTCATACAACAGAGAGTTTTAGTCGTGGGATGTGGAAACTCCGGAATGGAGATTAGTTTAGATCTTGTTCGACATAACGCTTCTCCTCATCTTGTTGTCCGAAACACC GTTCATGTGTTGCCAAGGGAGATACTTGGGCTATCAACATTTGGAATTGGGATGACACTTCTCAAATGTTTACCATTGAGGTTTGTTGATAAGTTCTTGTTACTGATGGCTAATTTATCGTTTGGAAATACCGACCGGTTAGGTCTACGCAGACCGAAAACTGGTCCGCTTGAGCTAAAGAATGTCACCGGAAAAACTCCGGTTCTTGACGTCGGAGCTATGACTCACATCAGATCTGGCAAGATTCAG ATAATGGAAGGTGTAAAGGAAATTACAAAAAAGGGGGCAAAGTTTATGGATGGTCAAGAAAAGGAATTTGACTCTATCATATTTGCCACTGGTTACAAAAGTAACGTGCCTACTTGGCTTCAA GGAAGTGACTTTTTCACGAAGGAAGGGATGCCAAAAACGCCGTTTCCAAACGGCTGGAGAGGAGGGAAAGGATTGTACACTGTTGGGTTTACAAGGAGAGGACTCCTTGGAACGGCGTCTGATGCGGTTAAGATCGCTGGCGAAATAGCTGACCAGTGGAGAGATGATATCAAGGGGGCCACCAAGAATTTGTGCAGCTCTCGTTTTGTCATTATCTCTAAATCCtaa